One Bacteroidota bacterium DNA window includes the following coding sequences:
- a CDS encoding methylmalonyl-CoA mutase family protein → MKTDKSQPTKFTTVSGEPIELLYTPDDIAHINYLSDIGFPGEFPYTRGIHRDMYRGKLWTMRQFAGFGTPEDTNERYHYLLAHGQTGLSVAFDLPTLMGRDADDPLSEGEVGICGVSISSLADMEALFKGIRLSDVSTSMTINAPAAMLLAFYVAVAENQGASPSLLRGTIQADILKEYIAQKEWIYPPSPSMRIITDMIEYCTREMRQWNPISVSGYHIREAGSTAIQELAFTLADGFAYVEACIAKGLDVDDFAPRLSFFFNSHLDFFEEIAKYRAARRIYARHMRHKYGAKNPRSWMLRFHTQTAGCTLTAQQPENNIVRTAFQALAGVLGGTQSLHTNSMDETLALPSEKAVTIALRTQQIIAYETGVANTADPLAGSYFVEALTDKMEKGAEAYFERIDSLGGVIAGIEEGFFQREIAGAAYRYQQELDRKEKIIVGVNEYVQENEQVQIPLLLISPEVEVKQRKRIAEVRAGRSDQSVLETLDALRRAAEDGSNLIPPLIACTRAYVTLGEMCNALAEVFGVYEEPAVF, encoded by the coding sequence ATGAAAACCGATAAATCCCAGCCGACGAAGTTCACTACCGTCTCGGGAGAGCCGATCGAGCTTCTTTATACGCCCGACGATATCGCGCACATCAACTACCTTTCAGACATCGGATTTCCCGGCGAATTCCCGTATACCCGTGGCATTCACCGCGACATGTACCGTGGAAAACTCTGGACGATGCGCCAGTTCGCGGGGTTCGGGACGCCGGAGGACACGAACGAACGCTATCACTACCTCCTCGCACATGGCCAGACCGGCCTCTCCGTCGCCTTCGATCTGCCGACGCTGATGGGACGCGACGCTGATGACCCCCTCTCGGAAGGAGAGGTGGGAATATGCGGGGTTTCGATCAGTTCTCTGGCTGATATGGAGGCGCTGTTCAAGGGAATACGGCTGTCGGACGTCTCCACCTCCATGACGATCAATGCCCCGGCCGCAATGCTGCTCGCGTTTTACGTCGCGGTCGCGGAGAACCAGGGAGCCTCGCCGTCTCTTCTGCGCGGGACGATTCAGGCCGATATTTTGAAGGAATACATCGCCCAAAAGGAGTGGATTTATCCTCCGAGTCCTTCGATGCGCATCATCACGGACATGATCGAATACTGTACTCGGGAGATGCGGCAGTGGAACCCCATCTCGGTCAGCGGGTACCACATCCGTGAAGCAGGGTCGACCGCGATCCAGGAACTTGCGTTTACGCTCGCGGACGGGTTTGCCTACGTCGAAGCCTGCATCGCGAAGGGGCTCGACGTCGATGATTTCGCGCCGAGACTCTCGTTCTTTTTCAACTCTCACCTCGATTTCTTCGAGGAGATAGCAAAATACAGGGCGGCGCGCAGAATTTACGCCCGCCACATGCGCCATAAATACGGGGCGAAAAACCCACGATCCTGGATGCTCCGGTTCCACACGCAGACCGCGGGATGTACTCTCACTGCCCAACAGCCGGAAAACAATATTGTCCGCACTGCCTTCCAGGCGCTCGCCGGTGTGCTTGGCGGTACCCAGTCTCTCCACACCAACTCGATGGATGAAACGCTCGCGCTTCCCTCCGAAAAGGCCGTGACGATCGCCCTCCGCACCCAGCAGATCATCGCATACGAAACCGGCGTCGCAAACACGGCGGATCCGCTCGCAGGGAGCTACTTCGTGGAGGCGCTCACCGACAAAATGGAGAAAGGGGCGGAGGCCTACTTCGAACGAATCGACTCGCTGGGCGGCGTGATCGCGGGCATCGAAGAGGGGTTTTTCCAGCGCGAGATCGCCGGGGCTGCCTACCGGTATCAGCAGGAGCTGGACCGCAAGGAGAAGATCATCGTGGGCGTGAACGAATACGTCCAGGAAAACGAACAGGTCCAGATACCGCTCCTCCTGATTTCTCCCGAAGTGGAGGTGAAGCAACGCAAGCGGATTGCGGAGGTGCGCGCCGGACGCAGCGACCAGAGCGTGCTCGAGACCCTCGACGCGCTTCGCCGCGCGGCCGAGGACGGATCGAACCTGATCCCGCCCCTGATCGCCTGCACGAGGGCGTATGTGACGCTGGGCGAAATGTGCAACGCGCTTGCGGAAGTGTTCGGAGTTTACGAAGAACCGGCGGTATTTTAG